DNA from Salvelinus alpinus chromosome 17, SLU_Salpinus.1, whole genome shotgun sequence:
cctcataaatttatgactttatcctttttcttcagtgtggccctagtactctgtcatataaacaaatacacattccatatgaatataaaaacacaatgtgtaacattatgttcctttattgaataaggacaaaacaaagcaggtaaaccatcagctccttttgaaactgaagtcacagtgactctacaagatggaaagcacagaatccaagcatattatacaaaatgatacatacacattcaaaggtctgtatataacacaccctgcatgtctgcacactaaaataaatgcaggacaaatccatacacatcaactgaacagacaaatgaatggatgcagtagcctccctgcagccttgtattacacacagtataccgcacaaacatcataagaggccaaattcgtcaaaaaacgaacccaaaaaaacccaaattcctctgccaccgcaggacatatttaaccaaaattgaaagcacacatactaactaaaataattcaacacatattggtccctcagcagccgaccactgtcgtcatcagggaagattgccggattgtcccagtccatggctggtggcactctgggggccctctccttcctcaggcaggccacattgtggaggacagcacaagccacagtaatatcacatgccctaacagggctgacccttcatttgtgaaggcagtgaaagcgtgccttcaggaggccaaaggtcatttcaactctggccctggtcctggcatgggcatggttgtaggcctgctgtgcttcctgggggtctgtgaaaggtgtcaggagaaaaggctggcagccataccccctgtctcccagcaacacaccagagaattcacctgtcaacacaaaatctcatcattactacctcataaacacagtgatattcttgacacagccatgatggttataaataggggttgtgtggcttaccttgtgataggcactgatagatttcagaggcccgaaagattctggagtcatggactgagccaggccattttgccacaacattgctgatcacacagtcagcattgcagaccatctgaaatcataagatgaggaatattacaccaatcaatgcacatcactggcaatgcagagtgttcgtcaatggacaatatcaaaaagttatgttcacctgaacattaatgctgtgaaaggatttcctattcacaaaatcggcctcatgggcacctgagggggcttttatccttatgtgtgtgcagtccactgcaccaatgacattggggaaacctgtcacacaaagtaatgagtatcctactatgtgttaacagttgtcctgtaatttgtagatcctcttacctgcaatcctatagaactcctctttgatgtcacagagtcttctgtggccagggaaggagatgaagacatctgctaatgctttgatagccagacacacactccttattgtgcggcaaattgtggccttgttcagctgttctgcatcccccactgagtacaggaaggctccactagcaaaaaagcgcaaggccacacaaaccatttgctccacactcagtgcatggctccgtgcagtgcggtgtttaatcctgggacccagtagtctgcatagatacctgatgccatctgcagaaaacctgtatctttcatatagatggtcatcagggaaggccagtgggtccaaccggtccctgaagaccctttctcgcctgaaggctctcctcagcacaagtgcttcttcatccaccacatctcgcacgaatgggcatgccattgtcagagcagaaaggaacacacaattttgggccttcatataggctagtggccacacctggtgctgggggggtgggcaaaagagggcgatgccttataacgatgacttggttgtactgattgctgggaaaataaaaaaaaccttagaaagatgccaccgtcctgtgtgctcacaataagagctcatatgtcatggctcacttgactttacgagaatatacctaatttttattttgagctgtgtcatcttcttggagctgggggaggaaagaaaaataatgataaatacatttgtgttacagttagcatacagtgtacattgaaggcatatctcacctccctctcaagtttttttatttcaaggtccagtttcctaattgtcctcttttttatttcggactccagtgcaagattttccatctttttcttcttgtactgaatgtctatgtctgccagttctatttggcgccggaggtggttgccatacaactttctgatagcttgtgagctctgtgaacacaatacaattagcgcagctggaatttggcaggatgtggtgtccttttattaatacgcactatgttgccaggctggttttcccactgtatagcatctgtgtcctgtaaaagaaattagattttttgattttgatgaggactcctcaccattgtagagtaaatagtactttcacagtcttaacatgatacctcatgccttctggaatccagagagatggtctcctcctcatcatcgtctccatcatgtgctgttgctgctgcactggggccttcaccctatcacatttaatcggattcatattgaagctagtagacaagacatgccaggcctacagtatgcctttgatggagtactcactggatcagcatcgtctggtgcttgtgctggtggctctaacaggaacacagtgctgccagacactgcaaggcaataggtaaaccaaagtcagacagtccaaattgattcaatatgaatgtggttgtatcccatgtagagatggaaggacataccttgaatgaagcgggtggcatcttgggaggaacctatgctcgtctctttccccccagggatcccctctaagacgggcctgcctttatttagctccaaggccatgtcctctgctggggtaaggtcagcctttggtgacccaccacccgtgccttgtctgtgggtattctttttcactgctaaaacagtacagacaatgtgtgagcaggcaccttctgggtacaatatatgcttgtgctttgttaaatattagtcagggaccataccattctgcagaatgttcttgtatttgattttgacctgctgccatgtccgttttggcccgttcatgtttaatctacacacacacacacacacacacatttaatggagtcacactgcaaaaaattacttggtatttttgtcttgttttcagtaaaaatatcaaaaaatgtatcatagctttatacagtgtgatggagttactttacacaatttcactcatatctgcagtgcatttcaattaaaaatttaaccgtttcataattacagtacaactgcatttttggagatgtgaattaaatatttgaattgtaattgtgatgtttcagcggagcggtgagtgtgtaattgtgcactacttacgcattcaggcggtctgcaatactttgccacgctttttctctttgctttatcactgtggcggtgttgcctttcttcttaattatatcttttacctcctcgtatgcctccatgaggatttgtgcttccgacggggaaaagtacgcggctctagttgccatggttaatctgtgatctgtggcggggtctatttgagtgagccgtgagcgcgcacctatccaggattggtttcacctggcttaatgaatccgtgtctgctcatcctggcttggtctttgtgcaaccaattaagcctggacgcacatgttttggcttcattgagctcagctgagtcatttatcccggatgtcttaattctacttttgtgcaacaggcccctgatgAGTGCTGCAGAAATATTGCTATCCAAGCAACGGTCTCTGGCTGGTGCACAATTTAATAAAAGGGTAACTACACCTGAAATTCCTGGTGTGGTCTCCtggtgtggtttaagcattgttgtggacatttcttttgtttttctatttaaaaaattTAAGT
Protein-coding regions in this window:
- the LOC139541974 gene encoding putative nuclease HARBI1; the encoded protein is MKAQNCVFLSALTMACPFVRDVVDEEALVLRRAFRRERVFRDRLDPLAFPDDHLYERYRFSADGIRYLCRLLGPRIKHRTARSHALSVEQMVCVALRFFASGAFLYSVGDAEQLNKATICRTIRSVCLAIKALADVFISFPGHRRLCDIKEEFYRIAGFPNVIGAVDCTHIRIKAPSGAHEADFVNRKSFHSINVQMVCNADCVISNVVAKWPGSVHDSRIFRASEIYQCLSQGEFSGVLLGDRGYGCQPFLLTPFTDPQEAQQAYNHAHARTRARVEMTFGLLKARFHCLHK